Proteins encoded together in one Asterias rubens chromosome 4, eAstRub1.3, whole genome shotgun sequence window:
- the LOC117289064 gene encoding histone H3, embryonic-like, which produces MARTKQTARKSTGGKAPRKQLATKAARKSAPATGGVKKPHRYRPGTVALREIRRYQKSTELLIRKLPFQRLIREIAQDFKTELRFQSSAVLALQEAAEAYLVGLFEDTNLCAIHAKRVTIMPKDIQLARRIRGERA; this is translated from the exons ATGGCTCGTACTAAGCAGACAGCCCGTAAGTCTACCGGAGGAAAGGCACCCCGAAAGCAGCTAGCCACCAAGGCAGCACGGAAGAGTGCCCCGGCGACTGGAGGAGTCAAGAAACCCCATCGGTACAGACCAG GCACAGTCGCCCTACGTGAAATCCGCCGTTACCAAAAGAGCACCGAACTACTCATCCGCAAGCTGCCGTTCCAGCGTCTGATCCGCGAGATCGCACAGGACTTTAAGACCGAGCTCCGCTTCCAAAGCTCGGCGGTGCTTGCCCTCCAGGAGGCCGCCGAGGCGTACCTCGTCGGACTATTCGAGGATACCAACCTATGTGCTATCCACGCAAAGAGAGTCACCATTATGCCCAAAGATATCCAACTTGCAAGACGTATCCGTGGAGAGCGGGCCTGA
- the LOC117289063 gene encoding T-cell immunomodulatory protein-like: protein MSRLSSIFLLLLSLLAIVFCDDPFAVNTAEFTDNTNAVFTDGGPADGIIAAYGDIDSNKLTDVFVLRQDGHIMDVYYQLTDGSDTTLSKSIHNLSIKRDNDTITSVVPGDFDGDSQMDVLLTTKQNGKVFDTTAPTSVFVYWGQTRNFKLDPITTVSTTFQDQPLMMDFDADMIPDLFGEDVDGKRQFWHCNDTTKRTFQSTEIKGDHDPLRIPNSNSFLDMTDNYAPDLIVTSMSKGRGQFEQWELFDQRQSWIQTDLYAIPAGNFKHIGQSAFADMGSKGRLDHLLPVCEDEACTKSYIYIRRGGEKSWSLFYNLQEELLNWGFVPPQVQVAQWANVPITLRIGDTNMDSYPDIMCVLRSGTNSTAVRRVVLLENKEGKTLSPDWDIDALNAIKTPVLATFLDLTRSGVLDIMVVNQTKPDQQPQICVIKNNFVFDAYSVKAHVLSGLCFNDCPELDSKPFGVNQPGPFIYYKTTSSTGKLQCGASTQLSQSAYFSLQLPYIILGLGPNPNYVDSLTVSIAGATKRDTPNTRQHTWMSIIPNSELIAIPYPPDEPEEWTSVLLITPGRSVLLTGGVLIGTCVFMAIVVGVLQLLEKREDDREKRQESHRFHFDAM, encoded by the exons ATGTCTCGACTTAGTTCTATTTTTCTGTTACTTTTATCGCTTTTAGCGATTGTCTTCTGTGACGATCCTTTTGCTGTTAATACTGCCGAGTTTACCGATAACACAAATGCAGTATTTACTGACGGCGGCCCAGCAGACGGGATTATTGCGGCGTACGGAGATATTGATTCCAATAAATTGACTGATGTTTTTGTCCTTCGACAAGATG GTCATATTATGGATGTTTATTACCAGTTGACAGATGGCTCCGATACAACTTTATCAAAGTCCATCCACAACTTGTCAATCAAAAG GGATAATGACACGATAACCAGCGTTGTTCCTGGGGATTTTGATGGCGATTCACAGATGGACGTTTTGCTaacgacaaaacaaaatggaaaagtATTTGATACAACTGCTCCTACATCAGTATTTGTTTACTGGGGACAGACCAGAAATTTCAAACTag ACCCAATTACAACAGTATCAACAACGTTCCAGGATCAACCATTGATGATGGA TTTTGATGCTGACATGATTCCTGATTTGTTTGGTGAGGACGTAGATGGGAAGAGGCAGTTTTGGCATTGCAA TGACACCACGAAGCGGACTTTCCAAAGCACAGAGATCAAGGGAGATCACGACCCACTACGTATTCCCAACTCAAACTCCTTTCTGGATATGACGGACAACTATGCACCTGACCTCATTGTGACCTCCATGTCTAAGGGCAGAGGTCAATTTGAACAATGGGAACTTTTTGATCAGCGGCAGTCATGGATACAAACTGATCTGTATGCAATACCAGCAGGCAACTTCAAGCATATTGGACAATCAGCATTTGCTGATATGG GTTCTAAAGGTAGATTGGACCATCTTCTTCCAGTTTGTGAAGACGAGGCGTGCACAAAGAGCTATATTTACATCAGAAGAGGCGGAGAAAAGAGT TGGAGCTTGTTTTATAATCTGCAAGAGGAGCTTCTGAACTGGGGATTTGTGCCACCACAAGTTCAGGTCGCCCAGTGGGCTAATGTACCCATTACCCTTAGGATAGGAGACACTAATATGGACAGCTACCCGGATATCATGTGCGTCTTGCGTTCGGGGACTAACAG TACTGCTGTGCGTCGTGTGGTTTTACTGGAGAATAAAGAAGGAAAGACACTGTCACCAGATTGGGATATTGATGCGCTCAATGCCATTAAGACACCTGTTCTTGCAACCTTCTTGGACTTAACACGATCG GGTGTGTTAGACATCATGGTTGTGAACCAGACTAAACCAGATCAACAGCCTCAGATATGTGTGATTAAgaacaactttgtttttgatgCGTACTCTGTCAAAGCTCATG TTTTGAGTGGCCTCTGTTTTAATGACTGTCCAGAACTAGATTCAAAG CCATTTGGTGTCAATCAACCCGGTCCATtcatttattataaaacaaccaGCTCCACTGGCAAGCTGCAATGTGGTGCAT CAACACAGCTATCCCAGTCGGCATATTTCTCCCTGCAACTTCCTTACATCATCCTGGGTCTTGGTCCAAATCCAAACTACGTTGATTCTTTAACAGTGAGCATTGCAGGCGCAACAAAACGAGACACACCG AACACAAGACAGCACACTTGGATGTCGATCATCCCAAACTCAGAGCTGATAGCAATTCCATATCCCCCTGACGAACCTGAGGA GTGGACGAGTGTCCTGTTAATTACCCCTGGTAGATCCGTTCTATTGACCGGTGGCGTTCTTATAGGAACCTGTGTATTTATGGCAATCGTAGTTGGCGTACTCCAACTTCTAGAAAAG AGGGAAGATGATCGAGAAAAGAGACAGGAGTCTCACCGATTCCATTTTGATGCGATGTAA
- the LOC117289359 gene encoding uncharacterized protein LOC117289359 gives MEHHSSDEEDVFSCGRCKHQFSSMDSFMVHKASGVCHKIKQHHTNQQQLPPEITSDLPVLEHIPESMQGTFQKVPSLSASPASLQISSATSDYNLQSSVNRIQHDFEVFQEGHQVDFSSSQSQSSIAMIPLTSDVFEELLGSPDEELPTTSVGKAMLSRGSYIDKLASHEMQRAYSDCLATSKASQNDEVTSGDEFRQEGSQGESRTSDELIQRQLMKQKPETIVLCSENFLEQENQDKAAQGNVGTGSSQTQNVSKVSRRKTNETQKETTTKTTQLKIPEACKSSKPVVCKFCSETLKNTEFLFRHYIDTHKMKNSAALEFLRQVAFKRGRGRPPKGLTLRTPKNVTCPHCNEAFNNKNLCATHIKKRHQKHQTSELVAPSSPSQSLPTGRMRKCSRCSFQTTTAKDFTAHIRDCQCNDRGDEAVSEKSEENTDSSSVQIKDKPKSRRRRKSSRSIQKDAVNLIQDDEVEIDDEEEQEKDEIEEGDEENNSTSKGLVICPECNKKMSSRGLKRHQIRCTNKNRFVCPLCQHKSRESYDHTVHVDNHRTWVKAQPNWLNGADLRQLQSGPSSVTPVSSSMSASNGTPPLISIGSNQVDIDKEFASTVDLDELALITQIQGDSDLLRTSHNLLGGGDASQDLQAALIDGSLLPKDSHDEGNAQLLTQEEQKVIDGGDRKINPRDLKCKICYTWFGRTSLPKHMLQAHNRVKRFQCREFTCQNIFGKLEELKAHIATHDKQDMFHCGCRGCMNRRLVNTESLDNMRKEKMREYYKHMSHKCSKCWVKFPSMGSLDRHMKTESHHHPCSKCGKIQVSKRQLRMHMVTHQDERCFLCEVCGRNFKTKRDLNKHTYSHNNVRPFQCPECTKCFSFKNKMTRHMVTVHSVKKPFMCEWPGCERGFSRKDKLHDHAKTHLVSQQLKCKHCGKGFCRKDNLKDHEILHTREFRFRCEICNRGFMRPKILERHCMTEHPTCTLAPQVTLQATISQDGSPDTTSQHISYVLCEPNYVYANIEQLTSFHDNVQDADLMQGQRAAIEAFQHNPAAVIENGTNQFQMAGTDGFPVNITLGT, from the exons ATGGAGCATCATTCTTCag ATGAGGAGGATGTATTTTCCTGTGGTCGCTGCAAACATCAGTTTTCGAGCATGGACAGTTTCATGGTCCACAAGGCAAGCGGAGTGTGCCATAAGATCAAGCAGCATCATACAAACCAGCAACAATTACCTCCTGAAATCACTTCAgatttaccag TCTTGGAGCACATACCAGAAAGCATGCAAGGAACGTTTCAAAAAGTGCCATCACTAAGTGCCTCACCAGCCAGCCTTCAAATCTCATCCGCCACATCCGATTACAATCTTCAGTCTTCCGTCAATCGAATCCAACACGATTTTGAAGTGTTCCAAGAAGGGCATCAGGTAGATTTCTCTTCAAGCCAGTCTCAGAGCAGCATAGCGATGATTCCACTCACCTCGGACGTCTTTGAGGAACTATTGGGCTCCCCAGATGAAGAGCTACCCACCACATCGGTTGGAAAAGCGATGCTGAGTCGAGGGAGCTATATAGACAAGCTTGCTAGTCATGAGATGCAGAGGGCTTATTCGGACTGCTTGGCAACATCTAAGGCATCTCAGAATGATGAGGTGACGAGTGGAGACGAATTTCGACAAGAGGGCTCTCAAGGTGAGAGTCGGACTAGTGATGAACTCATTCAAAGACAActgatgaaacaaaaacctgAGACCATTGTTTTATGCAGCGAGAATTTCTTGGAACAAGAGAATCAAGATAAAGCAGCACAGGGAAACGTGGGGACAGGTTCATCACAAACTCAGAACGTATCCAAAGTCTCAAGGAGAAAGACTAATGAAACACAAAAGGAAACAACAACTAAAACCACACAACTGAAAATTCCCGAAGCGTGCAAAAGCAGCAAGCCAGTGGTTTGTAAATTTTGCTCAGAGACCTTAAAGAATACAGAGTTTCTTTTCCGTCACTACATAGACACCCACAAGATGAAAAACAGTGCTGCCCTAGAGTTTCTCCGACAAGTTGCTTTCAAGAGAGGTAGAGGTCGACCACCAAAAGGACTGACTTTGAGAACGCCAAAGAATGTCACATGTCCTCACTGTAATGAAGCATTCAATAATAAAAACCTCTGCGCTACTCATATCAAAAAGCGTCACCAAAAACATCAGACTTCGGAGTTGGTAGCCCCATCTTCACCATCGCAGAGTCTTCCAACCGGCAGAATGAGAAAATGCTCTCGTTGCAGCTTCCAAACAACTACAGCCAAAGATTTCACCGCTCATATTCGCGATTGTCAATGCAATGACAGAGGCGATGAGGCAGTCAGTGAAAAATCTGAGGAGAATACAGATTCTTCAAGTGTACAAATCAAAGATAAACCCAAGTCACGGAGGAGAAGAAAAAGCAGTAGAAGTATTCAAAAGGATGCAGTGAATTTGATACAAGATGATGAAGTTGAGATTGACGACGAAGAGGAGCAAGAAAAAGATGAGATTGAGGAAGGGGATGAGGAGAATAACTCAACGTCAAAAGGACTTGTTATATGTCCGGAATGCAATAAGAAGATGAGTTCACGTGGGCTTAAACGCCACCAAATTCGCTGCACGAATAAGAATCGATTTGTATGTCCGCTATGTCAGCATAAATCGCGGGAGTCCTATGATCATACGGTTCATGTGGATAACCACAGGACATGGGTGAAGGCTCAGCCGAACTGGCTGAATGGAGCTGATTTGAGGCAGTTACAATCAGGTCCATCCTCAGTGACGCCTGTTTCATCCTCGATGTCTGCTTCGAACGGTACGCCCCCTTTAATTTCCATCGGCTCAAACCAAGTTGATATAGACAAGGAGTTTGCTTCTACTGTTGATCTTGACGAACTGGCGCTTATAACACAAATCCAAGGTGACAGTGACCTCCTTAGGACGTCTCATAACCTTCTTGGGGGTGGAGACGCGAGTCAAGATTTGCAAGCGGCACTCATTGATGGATCGTTGCTTCCCAAGGATTCTCATGATGAAGGCAACGCACAACTCTTGACACAGGAAGAGCAAAAAGTTATTGATGGAGGAGATAGGAAGATAAATCCACGCGATCTGAAGTGCAAGATTTGTTATACATGGTTTGGACGGACGAGTCTCCCCAAACACATGCTGCAGGCCCACAATAGGGTGAAGCGATTCCAGTGTCGTGAGTTTACCTGTCAGAATATTTTTGGCAAGTTGGAGGAACTCAAAGCTCACATTGCAACCCACGACAAGCAGGATATGTTTCATTGTGGCTGTCGTGGCTGCATGAATCGTCGGTTAGTCAATACCGAATCTCTTGACAACATGAGAAAGGAAAAGATGAGAGAATACTACAAGCATATGAGCCATAAATGCAGCAAGTGTTGGGTCAAATTTCCAAGCATGGGAAGTCTTGATAGGCACATGAAGACAGAAAGCCACCATCATCCATGCAGCAAATGTGGAAAAATCCAAGTCAGTAAGCGGCAGCTTCGCATGCACATGGTCACCCATCAAGATGAGCGCTGCTTTCTATGCGAAGTCTGCGGACGAAACTTTAAGACAAAACGAGACCTTAACAAGCATACTTATTCCCATAACAATGTCCGACCGTTTCAGTGCCCAGAGTGCACAAAGTGCTTCAGTTTCAAGAATAAAATGACCCGACACATGGTGACCGTTCATTCTGTCAAGAAGCCTTTTATGTGTGAATGGCCAGGATGTGAACGAGGTTTCTCTCGTAAAGATAAACTCCACGATCACGCCAAGACCCATCTGGTCTCACAACAACTCAAGTGCAAGCACTGTGGCAAAGGCTTCTGCCGTAAGGACAATCTCAAAGATCATGAAATACTTCACACTCGTGAGTTTCGTTTCCGTTGTGAGATCTGCAACCGGGGTTTCATGCGACCCAAAATCCTAGAGCGGCACTGTATGACGGAacaccctacatgtacattggccCCTCAAGTCACCCTACAAGCAACCATATCCCAGGATGGGTCGCCGGACACTACTAGCCAACACATTAGTTACGTTCTCTGTGAGCCGAATTACGTTTATGCAAATATAGAACAGCTGACGTCGTTTCATGATAACGTCCAAGACGCTGATTTGATGCAGGGACAACGAGCAGCCATTGAGGCATTTCAGCATAATCCAGCTGCTGTCATTGAAAATGGAACTAACCAATTTCAAATGGCTGGGACTGATGGATTCCCAGTAAATATTACATTGGGTACGTAG